The following are encoded together in the Gadus chalcogrammus isolate NIFS_2021 chromosome 2, NIFS_Gcha_1.0, whole genome shotgun sequence genome:
- the si:ch211-198m17.1 gene encoding uncharacterized protein si:ch211-198m17.1 — MVNGTCEMAQVFPGELHIVNLEFMNEMANSSSQIFLTTAANISSALRGFLWSTPGYIRTDVVALARGSVLATVNNVFQNSSATQESVNAAIDDGIENSPPNGVFINTTFTATDLCARLPPACDSLSTNCTSHNGVVKCICKEGFILNNISLRNCSRNNTSEPAGNTSTPSPPMTSPTPGNSTLDPAGNTSTYGPTTTPATTNTTENSTDVTGPSTSPPENSNATTGPLPTSTSPGNTTLGNTTLGPEGNTSTTSPLPTSTPGNTTLGNTTLGPDGNTSTTNPLPTSSPDNTTLGNTTLGPEGNTSTTNPLPTSSPGNTTLGPDGNTSTTNPLPTSTPGNTTLGNTTLGPEGNTSTPNPLPTSTPGNTTLGPEGNTSTTSPPPTSTPGNTTLGNTTLGPEGNTSTTNPLPTSTPGNTTLGNTTLGPDGNTSTTNPLPTSSPGNTTLGNTTQGPEGNTSTTSPLPTSSPDNTTLGPDGNTSTTNPLPTSSPDNTTLGNTTLGPEGNTSTTSPLPTSTPGNTTLGPVGITSTTSPPTPSSGSTTQGPAGNTSTPGPSTPPSGSTTQGPVGNTSTTSPPTPSSGSTTQGPAGNNSTPGPSTPPSGSTTQGPVGNTSTTSPPTPSSGSTTQGPAGNTSTPGPSTPPSGSTTQGPAGNNSTPGPSTPPSGNTTQGPAGNTSTPGPSTPPSGSTTQGPAGNNSTPGSSTPQTTTAKNNGTTAGLPTTTTTTTTTKSPVIVCPAVSCPPDSVCLDGICQCFAGSYMVDGTCETAQVFPGELHIVSLDFVDDMANSSSEIFRKTSAKISSELRGFLADTPGYVRSEVLSLARGSVLATVNNVFQNSNATQKSVNTAIVDGIKNSGGLLNDTIFTATELCLRQPLPCDSMSTKCQSLNGVAQCSCQEGFIQNVFSSKSCSACPSGTMADPVKRTCPPCSFGYAGINCNDSSLLAVVVISVVLGSVLLLLVLGLIIWMCCFRSSPKQSSSPYPAKEQIPGSWGIPGVIPIPRATTQWDSNPSIEMSEGNGTHNLTELPNSSTGGKRAHRGWRKTGSYDLDPAMRTFKGKNPSRYSYLVQGHENPYFLSGEDKKTQM, encoded by the exons ATGGTGAATGGCACCTGCGAAATGG CTCAAGTTTTCCCTGGAGAGCTTCATATCGTCAATTTGGAGTTTATGAACGAAATGGCCAACAGTTCCTCGCAGATATTCCTGACCACCGCAGCCAATATTTCCAGTGCG CTCAGAGGATTCTTGTGGAGCACGCCTGGATATATTAGGACCGACGTTGTTGCTCTGGC GCGCGGAAGTGTGCTAGCAACAGTCAATAACGTGTTCCAGAATTCCAGCGCCACTCAAGAATCCGTTAACGCTGCAATCGACGACGGCATCGAGAACTCCCCCCCAAATGGAGTGTTCATCAATACCACATTTACAG CAACTGACCTGTGTGCAAGGCTGCCTCCTGCCTGTGATTCTTTGTCGACTAACTGCACGAGCCACAACGGGGTTGTAAAGTGTATCTGTAAAGAAGGCTTCATCCTAAACAACATCTCTCTCAGGAACTGCAGCA GGAACAACACTTCAGAACCTGCTGGGAACACATCGACACCGAGCCCTCCTATGACAAGCCCAACCCCAGGCAACAGCACCCTAGACCCCGCCGGGAATACCTCCACCTACGGTCCTACAACCACCCCGGCCACAACCAATACGACAGAAAACAGCACAGACGTTACTGGGCCCTCTACTTCTCCGCCCGAAAATTCAAACGCCACAACCGGCCCTCTTCCAACGTCTACCAGCCCAGGTAACACCACCCTAGGTAACACCACCCTAGGACCCGAGgggaacacctccaccaccagtccTCTCCCAACATCCACCCCAGGAAACACCACCCTAGGTAACACCACCCTAGGCCCCGATGGGAATACCTCCACAACCAACCCTCTCCCAACATCCAGCCCAGATAACACCACCCTAGGTAACACCACCCTAGGACCCGAGgggaacacctccaccaccaaccctcTCCCAACATCCAGCCCAGGAAACACCACCCTAGGACCCGATGGgaatacctccaccaccaaccctcTCCCAACATCCACCCCAGGAAACACCACCCTAGGTAACACCACCCTAGGACCCGAGGggaacacctccacccccaaccCTCTCCCAACATCCACCCCAGGAAACACCACCCTAGGACCCGAGgggaacacctccaccaccagtccTCCTCCAACATCCACCCCAGGAAACACCACCCTTGGTAACACCACCCTAGGACCCGAGgggaacacctccaccaccaaccctcTCCCAACATCCACCCCAGGAAACACCACCCTAGGTAACACCACCCTAGGACCCGATGGGAATACCTCCACAACCAACCCTCTCCCAACATCCAGCCCAGGAAACACCACCCTAGGTAACACCACCCAAGGACCCGAGGGGAACACCTCCACAACCAGCCCTCTCCCAACATCCAGCCCAGATAACACCACCCTAGGACCCGATGGGAACACCTCCACAACCAACCCTCTCCCAACATCCAGCCCAGATAACACCACCCTAGGTAACACCACCCTAGGACCCGAGgggaacacctccaccaccagccctcTCCCAACATCCACCCCAGGAAACACCACCCTCGGTCCAGTTGGGATCACCTCCACAACAAGCCCTCCAACACCATCCTCAGGTAGCACCACCCAAGGCCCAGCTGGGAACACCTCCACCCCTGGTCCTTCAACACCACCCTCAGGTAGCACCACCCAAGGCCCAGTAGGGAACACCTCCACAACAAGCCCTCCAACACCTTCCTCAGGTAGCACCACCCAAGGCCCAGCTGGGAACAACTCCACCCCTGGTCCTTCAACACCACCCTCAGGTAGCACCACCCAAGGCCCAGTAGGGAACACCTCCACAACAAGCCCTCCAACACCTTCCTCAGGTAGCACCACCCAAGGCCCAGCTGGGAACACCTCCACCCCTGGTCCTTCAACACCACCCTCAGGTAGCACCACCCAAGGCCCAGCTGGGAACAACTCCACCCCTGGTCCTTCAACACCACCCTCAGGTAACACCACCCAAGGCCCAGCTGGGAACACCTCCACCCCTGGTCCTTCAACACCACCCTCAGGTAGCACCACCCAAGGCCCAGCTGGGAACAACTCCACCCCTGGTTCTTCAACACCACAGACTACGACAG CAAAGAACAACGGAACCACAGCAGGTCttcctaccaccaccaccaccaccaccaccaccaaatcACCAGTAATAG TGTGCCCTGCCGTCTCGTGCCCTCCTGACAGTGTTTGTCTGGACGGGATCTGTCAGTGCTTTGCTGGGAGCTACATGGTGGATGGCACCTGCGAAACGG CTCAAGTTTTCCCTGGAGAGCTTCATATCGTCAGTTTGGATTTTGTTGACGACATGGCCAACAGTTCCTCCGAGATATTCCGGAAAACTTCAGCCAAAATTTCCAGTGAG CTCAGAGGATTCCTCGCTGACACGCCTGGATATGTGAGGTCCGAAGTTCTTTCCCTGGC GCGCGGCAGTGTGCTAGCAACGGTCAATAACGTATTCCAGAATTCCAACGCCACTCAAAAATCCGTTAACACGGCCATAGTCGACGGCATCAAGAACTCGGGGGGCTTGCTCAACGACACCATATTCACCG CCACCGAGCTGTGTTTAAGGCAGCCTCTTCCCTGTGATTCCATGTCTACTAAATGCCAGAGCCTCAATGGGGTTGCACAGTGTTCCTGTCAAGAAGGCTTCATCCAAAACGTCTTCTCTAGCAAGAGCTGCAGCG CTTGTCCGAGTGGCACCATGGCGGACCCCGTCAAGAGGACGTGCCCTCC ATGCTCATTTGGATATGCTGGCATCAACTGCAATGATT cATCCCTACTGGCAGTGGTGGTGATCTCTGTTGTGCTCGGGAGCGTTTTGCTCCTGCTGGTTCTGGGCCTGATCATCTG GATGTGCTGCTTCAGGAGCTCCCCCAAGCAAAGCAGCAGTCCGTACCCAGCCAAGGAGCAGATTCCGGGGTCCTGGGGCATCCCGGGGGTCATCCCCATCCCCCGTGCCACCACCCAGTGGGACTCGAACCCGTCCATCGAGATGAGCGAGGGGAACGGCACCCATAACCTGACGGAGCTGCCCAACAGCAGCACG GGGGGCAAAAGGGCTCACAGAGGATGGAGGAAG ACCGGATCTTATGACCTGGACCCAGCCATGAGGACCTTCAAGGGGAAGAACCCCTCACGTTACTCCTACCTGGTGCAGGGCCACGAAAACCCCTACTTCCTATCCGGAGAAGACAAGAAGACACAAATGTAA